The window TCTTTGGATTTTCCACAAGGCTGAACGGGGCGTTTGAGAATGACAGCACGTGCGGGGCCAATGGCTGGTTTCCCATGACAGACCATCTGGACGCCGTGTTCTCCGGCCAGACGCAGTGGAGGACATCGGCCTTGTCCGCCGTGTCCACCACCTCGACTGCGCCTGAAAGGAACTTGCGGGCAAGCCGCGCCTCGGTGTCCAGAGCCCATCCTGTCTGGTCCGCCCCCACCACGCACACCCGCAAAGGCCGCCCTTTGTATATAACCGGATTCACCGCATCGTCCTCATATTCATTTATTTCGCGCCGTTTAGCCACGCCTGAAACATGAGCGCCGTCCACAACTGATAGTGCCATTGCGCCTTGCCTGTCACATGCTCCGCGAGTTTCGCCCTGATGGGGGCGGGATCGAAAAATCCTTCTTCCCTCAACCGCTTTTCGGAAAGCAGGTCCTCGGCCCAATCGCGCAGCGGCCCGCGCAGCCACTGGCTTATCGGCATTGAAAAGCCCTTCTTGGGCCTGTCCACTATCCCTTTGGGGACATACCTGTAAAGCAGGTTTCGCAGGACAACCTTGCCCGTCCACCCCTCGATCTTAAGTTCCGTGGGCAGTGAAGCGGAAAACTCCATCACCCGGTAATCGAGAATGGGGCTTCGCGCCTCCAGGCTTGTCCTCATCGTCACACGGTCCACCTTGGCCAGTATGGAGTCCGGCAGGCGGCTTGCGATGTCCAGATATACCATCCGCGCCACCTTGTCTGGCGAAACGAGCCATTGTGAAGGATCGGAAATCACGGTGGAAAGGTTTTCCGCCCCGATGACTATCTGGTCCGCGTTGCCCCAGTGATATATCATTCCGTAAAACCGCTCCGGCTCGACGTATGGCAGTATCCTTGCGAGCTCATGGAGCTTGTCCCCGGCGCTGTCCCATCGCCGCGACTTCGGGATCATCGGCTTTACGGCGGAATATATGGAGTCCCAGGCCTCTTTTGAAACAGCCTTCAGGGCCGCCGCCAGAGCCCGCCGGGCGGGATTCGGGATCGGATCCACCTTGGGCTGCCATTGGTTGTAATACCAGTTGGCGGTGTTGTACCGGGGATATCCGGAGAACATCTCGTCCCCTCCGTCACCTGTGAGGCACACTGTCACCTCTTTTCTGGCAAGGCCGGAGACGATGTAAGTGTTGGCCAGCGCGGCGTCCGAAATGGGCTCGTCGCATATGTCCGCCATTTCCTCAAGAACGGGCATGACCTGGTCCGGGGTGACGTAAAGCTCCGTATGGTCCGTCCCCAGCGCCTCTGCCACCGCCTTTGCGTGATGCGCCTCGTCGTGCTCCTTTTCCCGCGCGCCGATGGTGAATGTTTTCACCGGCCGCTGGCTTTGCGCCTGCATTATGGCAACCACCGTGGCGGAATCTATCCCGCCCGAAAGGAACGCGCCAACGGGCACGTCGGCCAGGGTCCGCAGACGGGTCGCGTCCCGTAATATCTCGTCGAGCCTGTCCACCGCCTCGTCCATCGTGACATTCACAGGCCGGCGCGAGCCGCGCTCCATCAGGCCGCGCAGATCCCAGAATCTTTTGGGACAGGCCGCCGTGTCCGCGTCCGCGTATGGCGAGAACGGCCCACCGGCCGCCAGCGGCATGTCCACCGTCAGCAAGCAGGCGGGAGGAATTTTGTATATCCCTTCGTAAATAGAGTGGGGCGACGGTATGTAATTGTGGCGCAAAAGCAGGGAGACGGCTCCTCGGCTTACCTTTCCCGCAAAGGCGGGATGGCGACGCATCGCCTTTAGTTCCGAGGCGAACATGAACACTCCGCCGTTCCATCCGTAGTAAAGCGGCTTTTTTCCCATCCTGTCGCGGGCCAGAGCAAGAGTCCGCGCCACCTTGTCCCACAAGGCGAAGGCGAACATGCCATTGACCAAACCGAGGGTCTTTTCCACCCCCCACCGCTCCACCGCCTCCAGCAGTATCTCGGTGTCGGAATGGCCTCTCCACTTCACCGGGCCTGTGTCCTTCTCAAGAATCGCGCGCACTTCGGCGAAATTGTACACCTCGCCGTTGAACACGATCACCGACCTCCCGCTGGCCGACACCATAGGCTGATGCCCGCTTTCGGAAAGGTCGAGGATGGAAAGGCGCCTGTGCGAAAGCGCCACGCCGGCCGCATCGTCCACCCACGCGCCGGAATCGTCGGGACCGCGGTGACGTATGGAATCGGCCATGCCGGCGGCGGTATGCCCCATCGCATCGGCAGTAGCGGCCCCGGAAAGGTCTATGAAACCTGCTATTCCGCACATTGCTTTATCATCGGAACGTCAGCCGGTGGTGCGCTTGGCCGGGAATATTTTTCAGCGGGCGGCCTTTTTTTTGTTTATCATCTCAAGCGCAATCGGCGCGAGGGCCTCGCCGATCCGCCTGTTGGCCGGATCGTTATAATGGACGTCGTCAATGAACATTTCGTCCTGGTCGTTCTCGAACAGGCTGGACAAATCGGCCATCCTCACCGCCGATGGATCCTCTTTCTCCTGAATTTTCCTGAAAGCGTCCCCCGCTTTATGGAAGAACGTTTTAAAGACTGATATGAAAGAGTTCACCTCCCTGGTCTCATACTCCTTTAGCGAAAGGCTGTCGCGCTCCCTGGCCGAGAGCGTTTTCTTAAACACTATCGCAGGCTGCAGAACATGCAGCAAGGGTATCCCGTTTTCCCGGGCCACCCCCCTTGCGGCGGCCTCGTAGTAAAGGAAGGCTCCTATGCTGAATTTGATGTCGCCCCGGACAATGTCCAGCAATTCATGTTGCGGCGCTGGCGGCTTTAACGTCAACTCGCTTTTGCCCTTGAACACCTTGATCGCTTCCGTCAAATAATAACCGTCGATCTTTCCCGGCGTGACCTTGTATTTCATCGTCAAAAGCTGCGCCAGTGAAAAATCGCCCTGCTGGACTTTCTGGATGTATTTGCCGAAATTATTGATCCCGCTCACCCTGTCGATCTGCTGGCGGTAATAGTCCTCCGCGCGCGTGTCGTAGTTAAGCGCGTCCGTCCCGCCGTCAAGGATGATTATCATGTCCGGCCAGAACGCCGGTATCAGCTCGTTCATCAACGCCATGGCGACCATCGGCATCGTATAGGCCCCCATTGCCGCGTTTATCACCTCCACTTTCCGCTCCCCGCCGATTTTTTTGGCGAGGTCCTTTTCAAGGACAGCCGCTATCGTGGCCTCGTTTGAAGACGCCCCCTGGCCGGATGCGGCGGAAGCGCCTATGAATATTATGCGGATGGTATCGGCCGGCTTGGGATCCTTGTACTCGTCGTTTGCGTCGTTGCGGTTGGATATGAAGCCGTACTTGTTTGTCCGCAGGCCGGCCACATTATCATTGGGCATATACGCGAGTATCCGCGTGAAGCTGAAATATCTTTTTGCGGTCAGTATCGGCCCGTCTCCCGGATTCGATTCCGGCGCTATGAAGTTATGTTTGAACCTGCTTATATTGGGGCCAAGTTTCATTTTCAAATAAAGATACGACACGCCCTCGATGGCGCCCGCCATAAGCAATGCGCAGAACGCCCCGATTACCATCGCAAGGATCACCTTGCCCGCTTTTCCGCCCCGGGCCGTTTTGTCTGTCATCTGGCCATCGGTCCGTCCGTCATCGCATTTACCAGGCCCGCCTGCGTGAGCTTTGCCATGATTGCGTTGGCTATTATCTCGTGCCCCTTTTTGTTCGGATGGGCGTCGTCCGGGGCGACCCAGAGGCTTTGCGGGGCTTCGGCGGCGAACTGGCCGGCCAGATCGATCACAAGGTCCGCCCCCCCGGAAATCGCCGCGTTGCGCACCTTTTCGTGTATGTCCGCAAACTCGTAGTTGCGCCCCACCGCGTGCAGCTCCGGCAGTATCGCGACAACATATACAACGCCGTCCGCTTTAGCCTGCCGCCCCAGTTCCGCCATTGCCCCCATGGCCGCTTCCCATCCTGGCGAACCGGCGGAATAAAGCGATCGGTAGTAACTTTTATAATCGCCGCCGCCCCCCTCCAGCGCGGTGCGGACCATGCCAAGCTTGCCCCAAAGCCACATGGCAAAGTACGAATAGCTCAATAGCCTGGGTGATTTATGGGCCAGCGCTTCCTCCGCGTCGTTGATGAAATAGTTGAGAATCACCATGTCGGGTTTGAACTTCCGCCCCCGTTCCATGTAAAGGGCCGCTTC of the Nitrospinota bacterium genome contains:
- the asnB gene encoding asparagine synthase (glutamine-hydrolyzing), which encodes MCGIAGFIDLSGAATADAMGHTAAGMADSIRHRGPDDSGAWVDDAAGVALSHRRLSILDLSESGHQPMVSASGRSVIVFNGEVYNFAEVRAILEKDTGPVKWRGHSDTEILLEAVERWGVEKTLGLVNGMFAFALWDKVARTLALARDRMGKKPLYYGWNGGVFMFASELKAMRRHPAFAGKVSRGAVSLLLRHNYIPSPHSIYEGIYKIPPACLLTVDMPLAAGGPFSPYADADTAACPKRFWDLRGLMERGSRRPVNVTMDEAVDRLDEILRDATRLRTLADVPVGAFLSGGIDSATVVAIMQAQSQRPVKTFTIGAREKEHDEAHHAKAVAEALGTDHTELYVTPDQVMPVLEEMADICDEPISDAALANTYIVSGLARKEVTVCLTGDGGDEMFSGYPRYNTANWYYNQWQPKVDPIPNPARRALAAALKAVSKEAWDSIYSAVKPMIPKSRRWDSAGDKLHELARILPYVEPERFYGMIYHWGNADQIVIGAENLSTVISDPSQWLVSPDKVARMVYLDIASRLPDSILAKVDRVTMRTSLEARSPILDYRVMEFSASLPTELKIEGWTGKVVLRNLLYRYVPKGIVDRPKKGFSMPISQWLRGPLRDWAEDLLSEKRLREEGFFDPAPIRAKLAEHVTGKAQWHYQLWTALMFQAWLNGAK
- a CDS encoding SGNH/GDSL hydrolase family protein; this translates as MRKFLGSAAAAIFSLAICLIALEGVARVYFSLKTDSRMEMNKFASIMDRQSSNQAMGHELAPGSSATLMKVPVSVNSHGFRDDEYGVEKPAGVYRIMLLGDSLTFGWGAKREERFSQLLEAGLNREMAPAGNARRAQVMNTGTVNYNTAQEAALYMERGRKFKPDMVILNYFINDAEEALAHKSPRLLSYSYFAMWLWGKLGMVRTALEGGGGDYKSYYRSLYSAGSPGWEAAMGAMAELGRQAKADGVVYVVAILPELHAVGRNYEFADIHEKVRNAAISGGADLVIDLAGQFAAEAPQSLWVAPDDAHPNKKGHEIIANAIMAKLTQAGLVNAMTDGPMAR
- a CDS encoding SGNH/GDSL hydrolase family protein, which codes for MTDKTARGGKAGKVILAMVIGAFCALLMAGAIEGVSYLYLKMKLGPNISRFKHNFIAPESNPGDGPILTAKRYFSFTRILAYMPNDNVAGLRTNKYGFISNRNDANDEYKDPKPADTIRIIFIGASAASGQGASSNEATIAAVLEKDLAKKIGGERKVEVINAAMGAYTMPMVAMALMNELIPAFWPDMIIILDGGTDALNYDTRAEDYYRQQIDRVSGINNFGKYIQKVQQGDFSLAQLLTMKYKVTPGKIDGYYLTEAIKVFKGKSELTLKPPAPQHELLDIVRGDIKFSIGAFLYYEAAARGVARENGIPLLHVLQPAIVFKKTLSARERDSLSLKEYETREVNSFISVFKTFFHKAGDAFRKIQEKEDPSAVRMADLSSLFENDQDEMFIDDVHYNDPANRRIGEALAPIALEMINKKKAAR